The following are from one region of the Cytobacillus firmus genome:
- a CDS encoding spore coat protein CotJB — protein sequence MKQLPADYYQLLEQLQAVDFVLVELTLYLDTHNNDTEAIKQFNHYAKERKKLRNAIESKYGPLMQFGHSYSGQPWNWDDPPWPWQV from the coding sequence ATGAAACAATTACCCGCAGATTATTACCAGCTTCTTGAACAGCTTCAGGCTGTAGACTTTGTACTTGTTGAGCTGACTTTATACCTTGATACGCACAATAATGATACAGAAGCCATTAAGCAATTCAACCATTACGCAAAAGAACGGAAAAAGCTGAGAAATGCCATTGAAAGCAAATATGGTCCATTAATGCAATTTGGCCACAGCTATTCGGGACAGCCATGGAATTGGGATGATCCCCCGTGGCCATGGCAGGTATAA
- a CDS encoding spore coat associated protein CotJA, protein MNTLRKTWHPYVSPFDPCTPIKVKTYSTPPNLYMGFQPPGLEQFTPMQALKTGTLWKAFYDPWYSPYEKAREGQQ, encoded by the coding sequence ATGAATACACTCCGTAAGACCTGGCACCCATATGTTAGCCCCTTTGACCCCTGCACTCCAATTAAGGTCAAAACTTATTCCACACCTCCGAACCTTTATATGGGATTTCAGCCGCCGGGACTGGAACAATTTACACCAATGCAGGCCTTAAAAACAGGAACTCTGTGGAAGGCTTTCTATGATCCATGGTACAGTCCCTATGAAAAAGCCAGGGAGGGACAGCAGTGA
- a CDS encoding CBS domain-containing protein, whose product MFVKSIMIPKHNCKTIGQDEALKDALDLLEDNQIDGLPVLDGDQYAGIITRYGIYENFFLSGKSKEEFLRGTLVKDIATHQEQYLQGNEIFEKTLLDLKDFPLLAVLGENRKFLGIVTRFDVLAQFQSAFGTNKPGVRIAFTSVEAEGRIARLAEIAHYFHEHIISLVTFDETDKLVRRIVMKVEKNDNMDKFISRLEKSGFRVLDITED is encoded by the coding sequence ATGTTTGTGAAAAGTATTATGATTCCGAAGCATAACTGTAAAACAATCGGACAGGATGAAGCATTGAAAGATGCTCTGGATTTGCTTGAGGACAACCAGATCGATGGACTTCCTGTGTTGGATGGAGATCAATATGCCGGCATAATTACCAGGTATGGAATATATGAGAACTTCTTTTTATCAGGAAAATCAAAGGAAGAGTTTCTTAGAGGAACACTCGTAAAAGATATTGCCACACATCAGGAGCAATATTTGCAGGGAAATGAAATTTTTGAAAAAACACTGCTGGATTTAAAGGATTTTCCTTTACTTGCTGTTTTGGGCGAAAACCGTAAATTCCTGGGGATCGTCACCCGTTTTGATGTTCTGGCTCAATTTCAATCTGCTTTCGGGACGAATAAACCCGGTGTCAGGATTGCGTTTACCTCTGTGGAAGCAGAAGGGCGAATTGCCCGTTTGGCCGAAATCGCCCATTATTTCCATGAACACATCATATCTCTTGTTACTTTTGATGAAACAGACAAGCTGGTCCGCCGCATTGTGATGAAAGTAGAGAAAAATGATAATATGGATAAGTTCATCAGCCGGCTTGAAAAATCAGGTTTCCGTGTTCTGGATATTACAGAAGATTAA